CAATTCTCACGAGGCATTTTCTAATTAACCCAAAATTTAATGACATGAAACCTGGCTTTAAGAATTTCTAATGGCTTGAAATCTCTGTGATCATAGCTACATGCCTGATGGCAGATAAGGTTATGACCCCTAGGGATGTTCCATTAAACCCGTATTCATCTCAAGGGATGGGGCACAACATTCAAGGACAAATCAGGAAATGATATAAAGAATGCTGAAGATGGAGAGGAGGGAGAACCTGGAGGGGCTCCTGCCTCTCAGTGGGCTTCTATAGCGCCTACGAGGTGACTTTTCAGAATAAGTTCTATAGCCTGAATACCTTCAAAAGAGGAAAAGCGAAACAAGCAAAAATACAATATATTCACAGATCAACCCACGGAAACTTCCTCTAACCACATGTCAGTGAGATTACCTGTCACGGTTTCTGTCGTTTATATTTCTTCCACCATAATGGTGGGACCTCCAAGGTGATTTATCTGGAGAAGGAGTGCGGTATCGGCGTGCAAAGGAATAACGATCAGTGAAGCCACGTCCTTTTCTAACTCGCTTGGGCGCACCATCTGAAGATGGACTTCGTGATAACCGTTGGTCATGGTTAGATCTAGAAGCCTCAGGGGCTCTATGACCAGACTTCCTAGCAGGGCTTCGACTGTCCCTTCTCAATCTCAGATTTCGGGGAACATTTTCAGGGCTCATGCTTTCACCGCTTTTACGACTATTGTCTGGCCTTCTTTTGGGGCTTGGGCTAACACTCCTGTAATTTAGTCATGAATATGCAATTTCTTATATCTTAGAATGGCAGTATAATGTAACCCCCAAAAAACTAGAGcacaagaatacaaaagcAGAAACCTTGATTTGCTTGAATTGCCAGAATTAGAACGACGACTACCGGTCATCTCCAAATTAGAATCCCTCCCGTGCCCACTGTTTACATGCTCATCATTCTTTGGAGACATTTCACCTTCTTCATTTGATGAGTTTTCCTCAGTTCTCTTTGGCTTGGAATCCCTTTCCGTGACAACCTCTTTCCCTACGATACTTGTTGGGGATTTTTTCCTAGCAACTGTAGCATTGCAAGCAAAAAGGATAACACGATTCATTTCAAACCCCATGAAATCAGTCACATATAAAGATAATTAGAGGAGATGACAGCAGTATACCAAGATTCTTCGAATTCTTTTCAGCAAAAGttgagttattaaattttttagcaGAATTTTGACGACCGACATTTTTTTCATCAGAACTACTACCAGTACTTTCCATATCACTGGCACTTTTGGAACTCCTGAAACCAAAccttcaattataaataaggcCAATAACAAGTACACCAGCCAGAAGAACATTGAGGGAAGAACAAAGTTGAAGAGGTTggacaaaaaataaaaccagACCATTTAGACTTGCGCCTTGATCGCTTATCGTGCCGGACTCTCTTCCTCTCCCTTCTCCTATCCCTCTGCTTCTTCCCACGCTGGTGTTTATCTCTTTTTACTGGCCTCCTCCTCCTAGGCCTTCCATCACTAGATGAAACTGAATCAGACAGCAAGGAATCTGATTCTGAGTCTGATTCTGAAGACGAAGCAGTATAAGAATcttctgaagaagaagaagctgaATCATAGTCAGAGTCAGAGCTCTGAGAATCAGATGAAGAAtatctccttttccttttctttcttctatgCTTTTTTAGTCTTCCTCTACTTTTTTCATCAGAACTACTATCAGACAAAGGAACCTTCCctgatttcttcttctttcctgtACAAAACTAAATTATACCGTGCACGTATCGAGAAGTTTGGGAACAAGCTCCAGGAAAAGgcggaaaagaaaataaaagcaaacacaagtcaaaaaaaaaaaaaaatactcgCATCACTACCTAAATATACCCAAGCATTACCTGCATCTTTGCCAACAGTATcctgaattttattttcagaaGTCTCACCACAATCTACAATTTTTACAGGGTGGACAGGTTTGCCATCAGCTGTTCCCAACTGTTCAATTCTTTTCACAACCTCTATTCCCTTTATGACCTTTCCAAAAACGACATGTTTCCTGTCATATATTGAGAATTGAGAACACATCAGACTTggaacattttaaatttactattAGTTAAAGCATATCTGGATATGAGCACTGTGTCCCAAGACATCCCAGCAGTAAAGATGTGGTTCCCTAATAGAAGAATATAGCTTTGAATCATATTGGAAAGATTGAAGGTTTATGCAAAAGCTGCCTTCATTGTGGCTCATCCAATGAACAAATGGAAATATGAGCACAGCAGCAGAGATCATATACCGATCAAGATGGGGCTGGCGCTTAAAAGTTATAAAGAACTGAGAACCATTTGTGTTTGGACCACTATTTGCCATAGAGAGAAAACCTGCTCCATCGtgcttcaaaataaaattctcatCTGAAAAGaggaacataaaaaaatttacaactaaTGAAGAAACTAATCCATCATGCAAGCACACATATGGCCTATTAACTTTACCTGAAAACTTCCCACCATATATACTTTCCCCACCAGTGCCTGCAAATCAATTAAAGCTCTATCTTACAAGTTTGGGCATGAGTAAGGAGGTAACATAGATTAATTACATTAATAGACCATCtgaaattttatcaaatcaGAAAGTGTACCATTTCCCTTCGAAAAGTCACCACCCTGTCAGGACAAGAAAAATATGTGAATAATGTGCTAGCAACCAGATGAACATGttagaaaggaaacaaaacaAGGAACTTTCTGCAACGATTCTACCAGGGGGATCTGTTAGAGATTGTTGTAGCATACTTTTCTCCACTGCTATTTACCAAAATTACCCCAAAGCTATCTTTTAGTTGATTTTAGACTTGACTGTGGATCTGTTAGAGATTGTTGTAACATACTTTGCTCCAGTGATATTTACCAAAATTACCACAAAACTacttttagttgtttttagAAACTTTGGTGCCTAAAATTCCAATAAATGTTATGGCAACTTAATTGCTTTTCGCTTAAGCACATGGCAGCTTCAAACACAACTCAATGGATAATGACCACCTAGTTGTGCAAAAGTATATTGACAAGGATCAAGTAAGCTACAACTTACTGCAATGTTCATTGTATTTCTAACACTGGcctatttttttctataagaGCTGTATGGCTACTCAGTGGAAATAGATGAAATAACATCTTCTAGACAAGTACCAAGATATTTGATAAATGCTATTTTCAATCAATCTATGCTTGTCTCGCTGTTCCTTGATTATGCAAAGAACATTGAACTTACCAACTATTAGAACATCTCAAGGAACAAATGCAAGACTtcaaatacatcaaaaatttCCGTACTAGTTGTCAAAATGTGTCTGAAGTATCAAGTCAACAAGTATTATGAACACCAATTATGGTGATTACAAGGTACCCgcttaaaaaaatgatttcaTGAAAATTAATGGATGTTCCCAGTATCAAATGGGACCAGGTTTTTGTGGCAAAGACGCCCCCAAACCCCAAATCATCTACATGATTCGAGTAGCAAATACAGAGAGAGGGATCATTTTTTGAGGCAGATGCCAACTTGGAGAAGCATTATTTAGCCTTCACAATGCTacaaaatccatcaacaaCATCTTATTATCTGATGATGACACTTCTTGATAGTGGAAAGAAACAACTTACTTGGGCCATGAATCCTTTGATGATTCGATGGAAAAAAGAACCTTTGTAGTGAAGAGGTTTTCCAGTTGTTTTTCCAATGCCCATCTCACCTACAATGGACCATGATGTACTACTGTCAACATCCAATTTTACTTGTGTAGGCAACTAGCAACTTATTTCTCAGGCCAATAAAAATAGTGGATCATTCTCAAGGTGTCCAAAAGCATTTCCTGGACTTGTATCGTGCAAGTCATAGCATGAAGGGGCTCGGCACTGTCCAAGAATGACTTGCAGTGATAGCATGAAGAGACTTGGTCGCCAtgcaagaaataaatacatagCATTATCCGGACTTGGCAAAATAATGATTTGCATAGCACATTGGCAGCCAAAGACATTCCTTTCACTCAAGGGACAGAGCCGCCAGAAGAGGTTTGAGGGCCTTCAATGGAACAAAGAACCTCTGGGCCGTGATGTGGgaaaattgattttgttttgtGGGGGGAGGGGAGGGATGAATTAGATAGGTCCGGCGAGAAAATTGACGTTGTTTTGTGGAGACAAAGcttgaaaattaatatttagggACATATAATAGTAATCCTTCTGGACCccttttgaataaaaataaaaattgatagatGCAGCATTGCCGTAAGTGAAGAACCAAGAAAACATTTTAAAGAAGACATCGAGAAACACAAGATATTGGAAGCAAAAATGATGACTAGACAACATAAATTGGCAGAGGTCCAGCTAACTATTGGATAAACTATTgaaattaattgtaaatttgaAACAGAGAAGTTAAACATGCCTGTACAAAGTGCCCGAAAATTCTCTGCAGTTTTGGGAGCAACATCAGCAAAAAGCTGtcaaattaaaaagagaaaagttaTCTAATATCTAGATGGAAATACACAATGAACAAACACCATAGTctttcaaataaaagaaaaggtcgTTTGCATTACCTCAATCACAATTCTTTCAACAGGATCTCCATCGATCGATacatcaaaatatacaagaggattttttttcttgctcATCTCTCCTATTCCTTGCTACACTAAAACGAAACTCGAAGTCAGTACATGCATTATCCGGTTAGGTTATTGAGGAAAACAAATGCATTCAACAGAAGTCacaaaaccctaaaccctaattctTCAATTGAAGGTTCACGGAAGTACACACGTAGGTTTAACATATATGAAATTTCAAGGGAAAACCTTTGGTAAAGTGCGAGATTGGAATCTAATATAGCGGGTTGAGATCTTAAGCGGCTGCAATAATCATGAGCTTGGAACTACAAGTGAACGAACTGAGAGGGAGTGGAGTTAGTTAACCAGATTGCAGAGTTAAACTCGCCTGCTTTGCAAGGATAAATATTTGCTGCGGTTGATCGATTATCTGCTCGACACGTGCACACTTGTTGCCCTAGCCCAAGGCAGTAATTGAATCCATCCCAGCGCAGTCTCTGGGTTTATTCATGAAAAAGGGGTAATTACCGTGGGTCTAAGCGTTTCCAATGTTCGCTTTAGATATCctattttttatcttctttttttctaaaataataccTATTTCTGTTTCTTAGCATTGAATTGTGTTTCTGCCagtatttatacttttataataaactaatttttaatgttaaagTGTGAATTCTTTACATTATTAACTTcatgaatcaaatttttaaaaatatttctgatatttagaattttactttttttatacttttgatATACTCTGTTTGATATTCAAATATTCTTTACTTTAAAatctttcaaatataatacattaccatttaatttagttaattatatatactgtttatatttatagaatcaaatcacttaattatacaatagagtaaatattacaataaaattaattgtttaattttataatatttgtttctaaaataataacttttaattttacaaaataatgtatgtaaacttttaatttatataagtaaattagtacattaattaataaactgaAAAAGGGAGCTCAATTAgtttatatgatatataatcaaatatatttctcatcaaaatattattatgtgtatttaatttaattttaaattttatatataaaaaattttaaaactaaaatcaaatttcacaattgaaaatatttacaataaaataaaactaataatcaTAGAACAGGTAGGCATATTGTAAAGTATTAAAACATACTgcagaaaatataaaacaattgAAGAGGTCAACTAACATATCAACTAACAACCAAGACTAACATATTAGCTAAAAATACTCTAACAAACCGTATGAAGAGGTCAACTAGGAGATTCCTAACAATCCCTTCCTTGAACTCATTGTCTAAGTAATTAATTCAAATCCGCAACAGTACACATACCAAGCCTTTCACGAAGCTTTTCAACAACATCTAACTTGAGAGGCTTAGTCATTAAGTCGGCAAGCTAATTTTCAGAGCTATAGAAAACTAGCTCAACTACTCCATCCTTGGTAAGATCTcggaaaaaaatgaaatctcACTTGTATGTGCTTGCAACGTCCATGTAGAACTGGATTCTTCGACAGCTTTATGGTTGAAGTATTATCCTACATTATTGTGGTACAATCAGCCTGCACATGAccaatatcttttaaaattcttctCATCCAATGGTTTGACAAGCACAAGCAGTTGCTGCTACAAACTCTGCTTCAATGGTTGACTAAGTAACAATAGGCTGCTTTTTAGATGACCAAGCTACTGCTCCTCCATACATCATGAACACGTAACCTGAAGTGCTCTTGCTATCCTCCTGAAGCATAACCTAAAACCAGATCTTCATTATCTAAAGGAACTTGGAACATACTATTGAAAAAGTGATTCAGAAATTTAACCTTCCCAAATTGAATCcattttttgttctttcattCCATCTAAAATCCCCTTCAAGTATCAATTAATGGAAGAGGAATGATATTAGaaacttcttctttctcttttttttttttttatctccaGCATAATCACTGTCTATATAAGCCACTAATTCACTTATTCCTCCCTTTTTGTAAAACACACCATAATCTATAGTTCCTTTTAAGTACCTTAAGACCCTTTTTGCTGCTGTAAAATGTAGTTTTGTAGGATTTTCCATGAAACGACTAATAAAACTTACAATAAACATGAGATCGGGTCGAGTAGTTGTAAAATACATCAAACTTCCTACCATTTGCTTGAACTGAGTTGCATTCACTTTGACTTCTTCTTCATCTGCATCAATCTTTTGGCCAGGAACAATGGGATTGCGAACAAAATTGCTTTCTTTCATGCCAAAACGACTTAGAGTATTTCAGCTGCATATTCTCCTTGACATATAAAGACACCATCAGCTCTTTACAACAGCTCAATTCTAAGAAAGAACCTCATTTTTTCTAAATCTGTCATGTCAAACTGCTTCTTCATGGAATTTTTAAACTCATACAGCAACACTTCATCATCACTAGTATATAACAAATCATCTACATAAATACtgacaattaaaattttacctcttttccttttaaagaaaagtgtGTGTTTACTAGGACTCTTTTCAAATCCTTCCTTGATAAAGTAGGACTCAATCCAACTAAACCAAGTTCTAGGTGCTTGTTTTATCCGTAAAGAGCCTTTTGTAGTTTATAAACCATAtgtttactttctttcttctcatatCCTCTTGGTTGTTCAACAAACACATCTTCCTTAAATTTCCCATGCAATAATGCAGATTTGACATCATCCCCTTTGTGCAGCAAGAGCAATAATCATTCTCACCATGTCCAACCTAGCTACAGGTGCATATACTTCCGTATAATCTATTCCATGCTGCTGGGAGTAACCTTTTACCACTAATCTTGCTTTGTATTTGTCAACTTCACCAAGCTCATTCAACTTAGTTTTATAAACCCACTTTACTCCTATCTTTTTGGCTCCAATTAGTAGCTTAACTAACTACTAGGtcttatttttctcaataGATTTGATTTCCTCATCCATGGCCAGCCTCCACTTTGAACTTTTAACTACATCTTCAAAGCTTGTAGGATCATATGACACCATAAGCACTATGCTTGTCATATTTACTTCATCATCTTTTGATAGTTCTTCACCAGATGTGTAATCCGCCATCCATATTGGTGGATGTCGAATTTTAAGCGTTAGGCTTGTCATATTTACTTCATCATCTTCTGATAGTTCTTCACCAGATGTGTAATCTGTCATCCATATTAGTGGATGTCGAATTCTACTCTTCCTTGCTGTCAAATTCTCTTCAGTAATTGGTTGTTCATTTACTGCTTCATTCTCATTTTCTACTACCTCTCCTTCATCTGTAATTGATTCAGAATTGTCTCCCCATTCTAAATCCATCAGCTGCTCTTTTTCGTAATCTACATCCCAATTCCACACGCGGTCTTCTTCAAAAACCACATCACGGTTTACAATAATTTTCCTTGCAACTAAATCGTACATTATGTACCCTTTAGATTCGCCACCTACTCCAAGTAGAACACAACTTACACTTTATCATCAAGCTTTGTTCTTTTTGCATCTGGTATATAGACATGTCCCACACAACTAAATACTCGAAAGTGCTCCACTGAAGGTTTTTGTTCACTCCATACTTCTTCTGGTGTCATGTTCTTCACAGCTAAAGTAGGCGATCGATTTAAGGCATAAATTGCCCACATTGCAGCTTCTGCCCAAAAGGTTTTGGGTACTTTCTTCTCTGATAGCATGGCTCTTACCAAGTTTATCACAATACGATCTTTGCGCTCAGCCACTCTGTTTTGTTGTGGAGTATAGGCTATTGTCAACTGTCTCTTCACGCCTTGTTGTTTGCAAAAATCATTGAATTCTGAGTATAGGTTTTTGTCAACTGTCTCTTCACGCCTTGTTGTTTGCAAAAATCATTGAATTCTGCAAAATTGAATTCTCATCCTCTATTTGTTCTTAAACACTTAATAGACATTTCAGTTTTTGTTTCTACAATAGTCTTGAAATGTTTAAAGTGATAAAAAGTTTTTgacttttttaaaagaaaataaataagtctTTCGAGAAAAATTATTGATGAAACTCAATAAGTACCTCTTGTGGCTGCTAGAGGCTGGTGTAATTGGGCACAAAGATCTGTATGTACTAATTATAATCTCTCTGTTGCTCTTCAATGGCTCTTTTGGGGATAAGAGTTCGGTGTTGGTTGCTTTTCATACATGCATCACAGGTGATATTTGAATCTACAATTTTCGGCAAACCAACCACCATTTCTTTGCTTTATAAAGTATGCAGTCCTTTGTAGCTTAGGTGACTATAATGATGATGCTAGAGCTTGGATTAATCTGTGATGCTGATTTGCAGACATTTTTCTTCCTTAGCTTTAATGGTAGAATCGGCAATTACTTTAAACATCCTGTTTGCACTCATGGTGGATTCTgccatttttccttttgttggATGATTGATGTTACACACCCCATCTTTGAACAGCATTCCCCACCCCTTTTCTTGTAGCTGACCGACGCTCAAAAGATTATTTTTGAGTTCCAGTACACAGTGCACATCACCAATAACATAACTGGTACCTTTCAAAACCAACTTCACAACTCCCTTTCCAATCAtctttattttagtattatttccAAGTTTGACAGTATGAAAGAAAGTTGTATCCAAAGATGAAAACATACCTTGATTTCCACACATATGGTTTGAGCACCCTGAATCTATAAATCAGGCATCACGAATCATGTCTTCATGCAGCTCTTCATATGCCATTAACAACAACTCGtcttcatcttcctcctcCACCTCTATATGATTTGCCTCCTTATTCCAACTTGGACATTCATACTTAAAATGTCATAAATTGTGACACTTATAACATTCAACAGTTGCCTTGTTGAATGTTGTCCTTCCTTTTCCTCGTCCCCTACCTCTAGGAGATGATCTTCCTCTACTTCTTATTCTAGATCCTGAATCAACCTTTAAGACTTGATCCTCATACTCGCTGCTCAccctttaaaatttatgttcgTGTACCATTAATGAACTTTGCAAGTCATTAATGGACATACTATCAATATCCTTTGATTCTTCGATGAATACCACAACAATGTGAACTTCTTAATTAAAGTTCGTAGGATTTTCTCAACAATCTTTGAGTCAAGCATGTCTTTTCTATTGCTCCGCATCTTATTGGAGATCGTCATTACTCTTGTAAAATACTCGGTAATGCTTTCATCATTCTTCGTCTCTGAAACCTCAAAATCTCTTCTTAGTAAGTTAAGAGGAGACCTATTCACCTTGTCATTGCCTCCAAACTTTTGCTTCATTGAGTCCCAAacttttttggttgtttttcGATCCAAAATTTGTTCAAAAATAGTGCGATCAATGGCCTGAAAGAGATAGTGCTTGACCTGATAATCCTTGGTTCTGGCATCTACCAATTGCATTTTCTGGGTACCAGTGAGCACTGTCCCTGCTCTTGGCTCTGTAAAGCCATTCTCCACCAAACTCCACACACCCTTTACCCTTAGCAAGTTCTCCATCAGCTCACTCCAGTGATCATCGTGACCATTAAAGTGAGGGATCTTCGTAAGAGTCTTGTTGTCACTCATTCTCTTAGTGTTAAAACACTCGAAGACTGTTGCTTCTTCTCTATAAGCCTAGTGGGGGGCACTGATACCAAATGTAAAGTATTAAGAAATACTGCAGAAAATACAAAACAATTGAATGTGGGAGTATAAATTATTGAAGAAAAGGGCTAGACTTTTATAAAGCCATTACAAAacagaaaaactaaaatatcagCTAACAACCAAGACTAACAGATTAGCTAAAAATACTCTAACAAATCGTAGGAAAAGGTCAACTAGAAGACTCCTAATATATATgacttataatatataatctaaaataaatgGGGCTCCATGAAAGGCTGAAGTTCAATGAATTTTTccatttatctttttatttatatttatattttagaatctAAGTCGAttgtgattttattaattaagtatgtaaaaaaatcttattatatgttaaatattaatcttattaaatgttaaatattgaagaaattgtatatttttatattttctttaacataattaatacactaattaataatttaccaAAATAACTATATCTTATAAGAATATTTagcaataattaaatatgaagtTTAGAAtgcatttatatattattccTTATTCGTATTTCTAtgtataaaaatgatattatgaaTTAGGAAAATTTTTGTTTAGACCTGGTGTATGTCCGCACCTATacactaaattgatatatgaTTGACATTATAaattcattagttttaaatgatgAAGTATGTATCAATCATCTAATATCAAAACGTAAAACGCTCATACATATGTGTCACTCTTCTATTAGTTGTAGTATATACACTAAgtttatataagaatttttatataaattatagataattaagtCTATATAACTTTTATGCATGCGttttaagcatattaaaacAACTCTACTGAGAACCGGTAAAAATTAggatagaatttaaattattctccttaggaaaataagaaaaagcttaggctaaattgaatttagcccatttaattattttaacattttaaattttaatataatttgatagACACCTcaacttatttctttttatgatatattaatattttttaacacataGCTTCACTCTCAACACATCCACATGAATTATGTATAGgtattttaaagttattataaaataaattttacgtctttattatattaaattgaaaattaaaaatattttatggagtataaaaacataatttagATGTTTGGTAGgtcaaattgaaaattaaaatgttaaaataattaaataataaaagtttaagtgAAATTATACAGTGtgccaaaagaaaattatgtaatgaaaaagaaaaagcagtTCTCCTAAATACATGAGAAGTTTTTAAGTCATCATGAGTGGACTTTGAAGCTTACGATTTCAGAGGCAAGAGGATaacaaaatattgaaaaaatgcCATTAAAATTTCATCATATTCAAATTTGGACAATTAATTTAAGGACCCACTTCTAGAAATATTCAAGCTTTGAATGGAAATGTTGCTTGCTCAAGCGCGTAAGACTACttcaaattaaaatgtaataaaCAATTACAATTTCCTCAGCAAACCTTTTTATCGTATCATTAGACTTTAGCCTCTCGATCAATATACATTACAGACACATCctcctttctcttttatttttctttctcgtTGGTTCCATAGCTAAACATACAGAACACTACTCTTTCCACGTACCCAGGAATTGCAGAATGGCAGACGCACTTACAGAAGATCAGATCGCCGAGTTTCACGAGGCTTTTTGCTTGATTGACAAGGATTCAGATGGTgcgttctttttctttacgtAACAGTATTTGCCTTTGTTTTCTTcagatatataaatttataatatatatatatatattatataatataatgtaTAGGTTTCATTACGATGGAAGAACTGGCGACTGTTATCCAATCATTAGATGGACACCCGACGAAAGAAGAAATTCGAGACATGATAAGTGAAGTTGATTTTGATGGAAATGGAACTATTGATTTTCAGGAGTTCTTGAACATTATGGGAAGGAAAATGAAGGTAAacagttctttttctttctttctttctttgatgtCCTTTTGAGGTTAATTGTGACTCTTGTAGGAAAATGTTGTTGAGGAGCTGAAAGAAGCCTTCAAGGTATTTGACAGAAACCAGGACGGATTTATATCAGCAAATGAGGTGAGTGTACAGAGAGAACTCAATTCGCAGGTGAAGTTTTCTTGTTTCAAGCAGCGTCTGATTACAGTTGATGGTGCAATTTTGTGTTTGTGAATTGCAGCTGAGGCAAGTGATGATAAATCTGGGGGAGAGACTAACAGAGGAGGAGGCAGAACAGATGATCAGAGAGGCTGATTTGGATGGGGATGGTCTGGTTAGTTATGAGGAATTCGCAAGGATGATGATGGCTTTCTAATCATTTTCACTCGTTATATATACATGATCAATCACATTCAAAGCCcgtgttatttattttctttctttttctttttttgttatattcaattaataatgaCAGTGTTGTAGAGTATAAAACCGAAAAAGGCCAAAGAAAAACTATTATGTTATGATCATTATTCATGAATAATCAGATAATTAAAACCTTCAATCTTATATTATCTCAAGCTTAACATTTTgagaataatattataaactaTCCAATGAAAAGTACTTTTAAACTTATGTTTTTCATCGTTTCCAATTATATAtcagttaataaaatatatttcatcaGTCAGCTATTAATTCAAACTACACTAAGTTAGTTAAAAGGATTGAAATAATCatttttgtcaaattttaaaaagtgtTCTATAGTGTAAAATGTTAAGGATAAATTTGCTATATAAGATAAAAGGCAGAACGAATCTGTCACACTTCACTAACaaaaacatcaaataaaaatatataataaggTATGTATTATTATCTCATCTTTACCGCCttaaacttcttttttcttttctttttctctcgtGCTTCTAAAAGGATGCCGCATGAACATTGTTACATGCAGGTCTTGAGGCTCATGTGTTTCCGGTGAAAGTAGGGAATTTGTTAAGGCAttatattagataaaaataagtttagtATTTACTTATCAAATCCAATCACAACAGATCTTAACGCAATATTTCATGGTCAATGACAGCACTAATTCCTTCTTTTCTGACTTTGACAATTATGCCATTCTATTCTTGTTCCTAAATGGTGGAAAGATTCTTGTCAATATTTTGAGTGGAACACTGCTTGTTCTTCGGACCACATACACAAATTCTATGgaaacaaacataaaaaaatgaattcaTCATTGAATAATATTAGGTCACTGACAATGTTTGAAAAGACCAGAACAATTCAACTGGTGCAATAAGTTGAGTGAAGaattaatagttaatttaatcttaattaaattttaaaaattagaatttcgATTAAATTGAAGTGTTACTGAATTTGACaatgatttaataaaattgagctgttgaaattaaattttaat
The Ricinus communis isolate WT05 ecotype wild-type chromosome 1, ASM1957865v1, whole genome shotgun sequence DNA segment above includes these coding regions:
- the LOC125371114 gene encoding uncharacterized protein LOC125371114 — its product is MSDNKTLTKIPHFNGHDDHWSELMENLLRVKGVWSLVENGFTEPRAGTVLTGTQKMQLVDARTKDYQVKHYLFQAIDRTIFEQILDRKTTKKVWDSMKQKFGGNDKVNRSPLNLLRRDFEVSETKNDESITEYFTRVMTISNKMRSNRKDMLDSKIVEKILRTLIKKFTLLWVSSEYEDQVLKVDSGSRIRSRGRSSPRGRGRGKGRTTFNKYECPSWNKEANHIEVEEEDEDELLLMAYEELHEDMIRDA
- the LOC8276694 gene encoding calmodulin gives rise to the protein MADALTEDQIAEFHEAFCLIDKDSDGFITMEELATVIQSLDGHPTKEEIRDMISEVDFDGNGTIDFQEFLNIMGRKMKENVVEELKEAFKVFDRNQDGFISANELRQVMINLGERLTEEEAEQMIREADLDGDGLVSYEEFARMMMAF